In one Bradyrhizobium cosmicum genomic region, the following are encoded:
- a CDS encoding heparin lyase I family protein, which produces MTYRLPPSSGPLDESVTFATNWGELRTGGWYGQQAVDDCRVQVDGFQTWHGKPAVRIEVQPNDDPLSLNSNSERAEMFSMQDSSGTEIREGPASGLQYYATSYYFPSNWEGQQLPWSAFAPADCSADGGNACNSWSFVWQFYGWGGLAAAQHTMGGPQRYTFNQAALSDGGFVTLGRWTDFVFRVDWRSGAFAIWRRDEGEKQFKLALEGTAPAPSGRRVYVKQGLYRGGRVEGRTDVLWIGPTIRGATFSGVERQAFGTRDGRLDDHD; this is translated from the coding sequence GTGACCTATCGGCTCCCTCCCAGCAGCGGGCCCCTGGATGAAAGCGTCACCTTCGCGACGAACTGGGGGGAGCTTCGAACAGGCGGCTGGTACGGTCAACAGGCCGTGGACGATTGTCGGGTGCAGGTGGATGGTTTCCAGACTTGGCACGGCAAGCCGGCCGTCCGCATCGAAGTGCAGCCTAACGACGACCCGCTTTCGCTCAACTCCAACAGCGAGCGCGCCGAAATGTTTTCGATGCAAGACAGCAGCGGAACAGAGATTAGGGAAGGACCTGCGAGCGGACTGCAATACTATGCCACCAGTTACTATTTCCCAAGCAATTGGGAGGGGCAGCAACTCCCTTGGTCCGCGTTCGCCCCTGCCGACTGCTCGGCCGACGGCGGAAATGCTTGCAATAGCTGGTCCTTTGTTTGGCAATTCTACGGGTGGGGAGGACTGGCAGCAGCTCAACATACCATGGGCGGCCCTCAGCGATATACATTCAATCAAGCTGCTTTGTCGGATGGCGGGTTCGTGACACTAGGTCGATGGACTGATTTTGTTTTTAGGGTGGACTGGCGTAGTGGCGCCTTCGCCATCTGGCGGCGGGACGAAGGCGAGAAGCAGTTCAAACTAGCGCTGGAGGGAACTGCTCCGGCTCCGTCTGGCAGACGTGTCTATGTCAAGCAGGGACTTTATCGCGGTGGCAGGGTCGAGGGGCGGACGGACGTCCTTTGGATCGGTCCAACGATTCGAGGCGCCACCTTTTCCGGAGTCGAGCGGCAAGCGTTTGGCACCAGAGACGGTCGTCTTGACGATCATGACTAG
- a CDS encoding polysaccharide biosynthesis/export family protein, whose amino-acid sequence MPVAGPQSWDITSGQGDLPYALVRLRPEALNILAAHAPRIAGRIADGRGPQRVVVEIGDILGVTVYETGAGLFVQNDLGVRPGNFFTVPPQAVGPDGNITVPSAGPIPAKGRTTAEIEREIVAALKKRSLEPNAVVTLLDQRSSAYTVLGDVRAAGRYAANAGGERLLEAIGRAGGLLGAGNESWVVLERNGKKAVSPFGALIDEPGNNIYVRPRDLIYLYREPRTFLAFGASGRQGQFPFEAWRVSLSEAIAKATGLSDLTADPASVFLYRGETREVAAQLGVDISRFEGPVIPIIYQADLRDPGGYFLTSRFEMRNKDVIYVSNAAAVESTKFLNFVRTIVATVQDPVTLANSAKALSTGGGTTIVTQPISAGN is encoded by the coding sequence ATGCCGGTTGCGGGTCCGCAAAGCTGGGACATCACGTCCGGGCAGGGTGATCTTCCCTATGCCCTTGTTCGATTGCGGCCAGAGGCACTCAATATCCTGGCGGCCCACGCGCCGAGGATCGCAGGCAGAATTGCCGACGGGCGGGGGCCCCAGCGGGTTGTCGTGGAGATTGGGGACATTCTCGGTGTGACCGTCTACGAAACGGGCGCCGGCCTGTTTGTGCAGAACGATCTGGGAGTGCGACCGGGCAACTTCTTCACCGTCCCGCCCCAAGCGGTCGGCCCGGACGGCAACATAACGGTACCGTCGGCAGGGCCCATACCTGCAAAGGGGCGGACGACGGCTGAGATCGAGCGCGAGATTGTCGCGGCCCTGAAAAAGCGATCGCTTGAGCCCAATGCTGTTGTCACCCTTCTCGACCAGCGTTCCTCCGCCTATACGGTATTGGGAGACGTTCGTGCGGCTGGCCGTTATGCTGCAAATGCCGGCGGAGAACGCCTGCTCGAAGCGATTGGACGTGCTGGCGGTCTTTTGGGGGCAGGCAACGAATCATGGGTGGTGCTTGAGAGGAACGGTAAAAAGGCTGTCAGCCCCTTTGGCGCTCTCATCGACGAACCCGGGAACAACATTTACGTTCGTCCGCGTGACTTGATCTACCTGTATCGCGAGCCGCGCACGTTCCTCGCCTTCGGGGCATCGGGCCGCCAGGGGCAGTTCCCGTTCGAAGCGTGGCGTGTTTCGTTGTCCGAAGCTATCGCAAAAGCGACCGGCTTGAGCGACCTGACGGCAGACCCGGCCTCCGTGTTCCTCTATCGCGGCGAAACGCGCGAGGTTGCAGCGCAACTTGGGGTCGACATTTCTCGCTTCGAGGGACCTGTTATCCCGATCATTTATCAGGCCGATTTGCGCGATCCCGGCGGCTATTTTCTGACCTCACGGTTCGAAATGCGCAACAAGGACGTGATCTATGTTTCGAACGCCGCGGCTGTTGAATCGACAAAGTTCCTGAATTTTGTCAGGACGATCGTGGCGACCGTTCAAGACCCGGTCACACTCGCGAACTCGGCGAAAGCGCTTAGCACGGGCGGCGGAACCACTATTGTGACCCAGCCCATAAGCGCAGGTAACTAA
- a CDS encoding glycosyltransferase family 4 protein codes for MTDLIVAKISEGHSARAGVSRLVTRGPGARIMAPFVFGRALARLWIAKQRGDVDILHINVAADGSAIRKAFLARFARGLGIPYVVHLHGSRFQEFWPSASPRVRMWVDRLFAESSAVIVLGKVWSDLVLAHVPQVQSRIIILPNATLPADFACDAPWNGSVRISFLGELGSRKGTPQLVEALGRLNGDLDWTATIAGNGKIQETKARVEQLGIADRVKVPGWLDAEATKRVLRGSDVFVLPSFAENLPMSILEAFAYGLAVVATPVGAVADVIIDGTNGLLVPTGDVDALASALRRLIVDHRLRVALGVAAKADHASKYEIGVYVPRLIEIWRSAAAPLHS; via the coding sequence TTGACGGATTTGATCGTTGCGAAGATCAGCGAGGGTCATTCAGCGCGCGCCGGAGTTTCCAGATTGGTTACGCGCGGTCCCGGTGCGCGGATCATGGCGCCGTTCGTTTTCGGCCGGGCCTTGGCCCGTCTCTGGATCGCCAAACAACGAGGCGATGTCGACATACTGCATATCAATGTGGCCGCCGATGGAAGCGCTATTCGAAAGGCGTTTCTGGCGCGCTTTGCGCGGGGTCTGGGGATACCTTACGTCGTTCATCTTCATGGTTCGCGGTTTCAGGAGTTCTGGCCGTCGGCAAGTCCTCGCGTGCGCATGTGGGTTGATCGACTCTTTGCGGAGAGTTCGGCCGTGATTGTCCTCGGAAAGGTCTGGTCGGATTTGGTTCTGGCGCATGTGCCTCAAGTCCAGAGCCGAATAATCATCCTTCCAAACGCGACTTTGCCAGCCGATTTTGCCTGCGATGCGCCGTGGAACGGGAGTGTTAGGATCTCGTTCCTCGGTGAACTCGGAAGCCGAAAAGGTACGCCGCAACTCGTCGAAGCGTTGGGGCGCCTGAATGGCGATCTGGATTGGACGGCGACGATCGCTGGAAACGGAAAAATTCAGGAGACCAAGGCTCGAGTGGAGCAGCTAGGCATTGCGGACCGGGTCAAGGTGCCGGGCTGGCTGGATGCCGAGGCGACGAAGAGGGTCCTGCGAGGTTCCGATGTATTCGTCCTTCCGTCATTTGCGGAAAATCTGCCGATGTCGATCCTCGAAGCTTTTGCCTATGGGCTTGCCGTCGTTGCGACACCGGTTGGCGCTGTGGCCGACGTGATCATCGATGGCACGAACGGCCTGCTTGTTCCGACAGGGGATGTGGATGCACTTGCGTCTGCTCTTCGCAGGCTGATTGTCGATCACCGCCTTCGTGTCGCGCTTGGGGTGGCCGCCAAGGCTGATCACGCTTCGAAATATGAAATC
- a CDS encoding glycosyltransferase family 2 protein: protein MSKISIIIKTLNEATNIARAVQSALAAIADYEGEVIVADSASTDETVAIARQFPTSVVVLESASQRRCGVGPQLGYQYCKGEYIYILDGDMELDAGFIRKAVDILDHQHDVAGVGGYIHEMRTDNLELKGRVKRFQRARRKDKLDVDCLNGGGLYRRVAISQIGYLSDRNLHAFEEYDLGARLRGAGWRLVLLEDKAVDHYSYVMGTWSLLWHRVLSGRFLSCGELFRAAMAGQYVGRLLREVRIVPLSIGVWVYWALAIVVAQSALPSLTLLVALGIPVIAMAVRTKSLNLGLFSVITWHLSAGGFVVGVLRSRCSPNAVIASRLVHSVERDAADTGRGPLYAGAGLESGIYPVWSKQPAAQR from the coding sequence ATGAGTAAGATCAGTATTATTATCAAAACCCTTAACGAGGCGACGAACATCGCGAGGGCCGTCCAGAGCGCGCTCGCCGCTATTGCAGACTACGAGGGCGAAGTCATTGTCGCCGACAGCGCTTCAACGGATGAAACAGTCGCGATCGCGAGGCAGTTCCCGACGTCTGTTGTCGTGCTGGAGAGTGCCTCACAGCGACGATGTGGCGTTGGGCCCCAACTGGGCTATCAGTACTGCAAGGGCGAATATATTTACATCCTCGATGGTGACATGGAGCTCGATGCCGGCTTCATCCGCAAGGCAGTCGACATCCTGGATCATCAACACGACGTGGCAGGCGTAGGCGGATATATCCATGAGATGCGGACCGACAATCTCGAGCTCAAAGGGCGGGTCAAGCGCTTCCAGCGCGCGCGCAGGAAGGATAAGCTTGATGTTGATTGCCTGAATGGCGGCGGGCTGTATCGGCGGGTCGCCATTTCGCAGATCGGGTATCTGTCCGACCGCAATCTGCATGCATTTGAGGAATACGACTTGGGAGCACGGCTTCGCGGCGCGGGGTGGCGCCTTGTGCTGTTGGAAGACAAGGCCGTCGACCACTACAGCTACGTTATGGGAACGTGGTCCCTCCTTTGGCACCGCGTCCTCAGCGGCCGCTTTTTGAGCTGCGGTGAACTCTTCCGCGCGGCGATGGCAGGTCAGTACGTCGGACGCCTGCTACGGGAGGTAAGAATTGTTCCACTCTCGATTGGCGTATGGGTTTATTGGGCGCTCGCCATCGTAGTGGCCCAATCGGCCTTGCCGTCTTTGACTCTGCTCGTCGCCCTGGGAATACCGGTCATCGCAATGGCCGTCCGCACAAAGTCATTAAACCTCGGACTCTTCAGCGTCATCACCTGGCATCTTTCAGCCGGTGGGTTTGTCGTTGGAGTTCTTAGATCTCGTTGTTCTCCCAACGCAGTAATTGCAAGCCGCCTTGTCCATTCAGTTGAACGTGACGCCGCTGATACCGGAAGAGGCCCATTGTACGCCGGTGCAGGTCTCGAATCAGGGATCTATCCCGTTTGGTCGAAGCAGCCGGCTGCACAACGATAG
- a CDS encoding heparin lyase I family protein, protein MRIAHRLATAVTTTFFAILLPVNCSSKAQDAPPMRWTSVGSSEGPITIRGTPYVAETAGADWSIRRASVDTTDITRFEVRAGDVWGEDRSSGENKERSELDGYKRRYEYGSDVWGAYSFLIEPGAEYQSDWTAISQMHGSKIRPFHIHFKAGRLIIYSEASGSRSGPETSIRYNQMLSRNEWHHVVFHLREGSTNGQLEIWLDGKKAVDFSGMIGAPGNQAYWKYGIYRGYGPITTPLAIQFANMEVGKSELVARVATPLPVK, encoded by the coding sequence ATGCGGATCGCACACCGGCTCGCCACTGCGGTGACAACCACGTTCTTCGCCATCCTGCTGCCGGTGAACTGCTCCTCCAAAGCGCAGGATGCACCGCCAATGAGATGGACGTCCGTCGGAAGCTCGGAAGGACCTATCACCATCCGGGGCACGCCGTACGTAGCTGAAACAGCCGGCGCAGACTGGAGTATCCGCAGGGCATCAGTCGACACGACCGATATAACGCGCTTCGAAGTGCGGGCGGGGGATGTTTGGGGTGAGGACCGCTCTTCTGGCGAAAACAAAGAGCGTTCCGAGCTTGATGGCTACAAGCGTCGCTATGAGTACGGCTCGGACGTTTGGGGTGCCTACTCGTTCCTGATTGAGCCTGGCGCTGAATACCAATCCGACTGGACAGCCATCAGCCAGATGCACGGATCCAAAATTCGGCCATTCCACATACACTTCAAGGCTGGTCGGCTGATCATCTACAGTGAGGCATCGGGATCCCGCTCAGGGCCGGAGACAAGCATTCGCTACAACCAAATGCTCAGCCGCAACGAATGGCACCACGTGGTATTCCACCTGCGCGAGGGATCGACCAACGGGCAGCTCGAAATCTGGCTCGATGGCAAAAAGGCCGTCGATTTTTCGGGGATGATCGGGGCGCCGGGTAACCAAGCCTACTGGAAGTATGGGATTTACCGTGGCTACGGCCCGATCACCACGCCCCTCGCTATTCAATTCGCCAACATGGAGGTCGGAAAGTCCGAGCTTGTCGCAAGGGTGGCGACGCCGCTGCCGGTCAAATAG